The Drosophila mauritiana strain mau12 chromosome 2R, ASM438214v1, whole genome shotgun sequence genome has a segment encoding these proteins:
- the LOC117138014 gene encoding NADP-dependent malic enzyme: MEFRRLHPLLRLASRPLLGSCRRASVYDDEMDQITRPDWHVVMNGKYNKGLAFTIKERQRLGIMGLMPCSVRSMEDQMNAALTNFEARPTDIARFTYLSAVHHRHRRLYYRFIKENIEKSLPIVYTPTVGDVVATYGLNFQQAISLFISIHDKGHIRDLMHNWVDEGVKAICVTDGGRVLGLGDMGANAMGISLGKMILYTALGSIPPSTLMPVCLDVGTDNQALLQDPLYVGSRIPRVTGPEYDELVDEFMESAVKCFGNNTFIHFEDFATPNALRFLEKYQYKYCCFNDDIQGTGATGLAAFINVERITGRKLEDTVFLFVGAGSAALGIANMLEMELEVRGIPAEEATKNIYLMDVNGILTPESPNPPEMGKIFIKPMEPMKDIMAVLEKLKPSVLVGATGVGGIFNEEVLKTMAKNHERPAVFPLSNPTANSECTAEQAFTHTEGRVLFGSGSPFPPVVINGKRYRPAQANNCLTFPGIALAAITAKARYLPKEVFSVVSHELARNTPQELLDEGTLFPPIKDANRVAFNVGVAMTQYLIDNDLSNIYPKPDDICEFVKRSLYSFDYRNSLPTTWDYPEEPPAPKPKPKSKPKE; the protein is encoded by the exons ATGGAATTTCGCCGGTTGCATCCATTGCTGCGCCTTGCATCCCGTCCTCTTTTGGGTTCTTGTAGGCGGGCCAGCGTCTATGATGACGAAATGGATCAAATAACAAGACCTGACTGGCATGTTGTTATGAATGGAAAGTATAATAAG GGCCTTGCGTTCACCATTAAGGAACGGCAACGTTTGGGCATCATGGGATTGATGCCCTGCTCCGTGCGCTCCATGGAAGACCAGATGAATGCCGCCCTGACGAATTTTGAGGCCAGACCCACCGATATCGCCCGATTTACATACTTGAGCGCTGTCCACCATCGACACCGGCGACTGTACTACCGGTTTATCAAGGAGAACATCGAGAAATCGCTACCCATTGTTTATACACCAACGGTGGGCGATGTGGTGGCCACCTATGGACTGAACTTCCAGCAGGCCATCAGCCTGTTCATCAGCATTCACGACAAGGGCCACATCCGGGATCTCATGCACAACTGGGTGGACGAGGGCGTTAAGGCCATCTGTGTGACGGATGGCGGAAGGGTCCTGGGTCTCGGGGACATGGGTGCCAATGCGATGGGCATTAGTTTGGGCAAAATGATCCTGTATACGGCTTTGGGTAGCATTCCGCCCAGCACACTAATGCCCGTTTGCCTGGACGTGGGTACCGATAATCAGGCCCTACTGCAGGATCCCCTTTATGTTGGATCACGAATACCGCGGGTCACGGGACCGGAGTACGATGAACTGGTGGATGAATTCATGGAGTCGGCGGTTAAATGCTTCGGGAACAACACCTTTATCCACTTCGAGGACTTTGCCACTCCAAATGCCTTGAGGTTCTTGGAAAAATACCAGTACAAGTACTGTTGCTTCAACGATGATATCCAGGGAACGGGAGCCACTGGTCTGGCCGCGTTCATCAATGTGGAACGCATCACTGGCCGTAAATTGGAGGACACAGTATTCCTCTTCGTGGGAGCTGGGAGTGCGGCATTGGGTATCGCCAATATGCTGGAAATGGAACTGGAGGTACGCGGTATTCCTGCTGAGGAGGCAACCAAAAACATCTACCTAATGGATGTCAATGGTATTTTGACCCCGGAGTCACCTAATCCACCGGAGATgggtaaaatatttataaagcCCATGGAGCCCATGAAGGATATTATGGCCGTGCTGGAGAAACTTAAGCCATCCGTACTTGTTGGAGCCACTGGCGTGGGTGGAATTTTCAACGAAGAAGTACTGAAAACCATGGCAAAAAATCACGAACGTCCTGCAGTTTTTCCGCTCTCGAATCCAACTGCCAACTCGGAATGCACCGCCGAACAGGCCTTCACACACACTGAG GGTCGCGTGCTTTTCGGTTCCGGATCGCCTTTTCCACCAGTGGTCATCAATGGCAAAAGATATCGCCCCGCCCAGGCCAACAACTGTCTGACTTTTCCGGGCATCGCATTGGCCGCCATTACGGCCAAGGCGCGATATCTGCCAAAGGAAGTGTTTTCCGTAGTGTCGCACGAGCTGGCCAGGAATACACCGCAGGAACTGCTCGACGAGGGCACTCTGTTTCCGCCCATCAAGGATGCAAACAGAGTGGCCTTCAATGTGGGCGTTGCCATGACTCAGTATCTAATTGATAATG atctttcaaatatttacccAAAGCCCGATGATATCTGTGAGTTTGTCAAGAGAAGTCTGTATAGTTTCGATTACAGAAACTCCCTGCCAACTACTTGGGATTATCCCGAGGAACCGCCAGCGCcgaaacccaaacccaaatcGAAGCCGAAGGAATAA
- the LOC117138013 gene encoding NADP-dependent malic enzyme, translating to MSLFRLLNFGITRGASMSKTHQSNCECSPNLIKIRPFSSHDTIRVPIEVVFSDKCNKALAFTLEERQRLCIHGLMPACVRTYDEQMLAIESNFHSFESNVSRYRYLRALRQGYERLYFQFVSKNVNAVLPIIYTPTVGLACTVYGMLYRGMTGIHITKHDRGHMQQILSNWPMRKSVKAICVTDGQRILGLGDLGANGMGIAVGKMELYTALAGIPPSMLLPICLDVGTNNKALHEDPLYIGLRDERLKGDEYVCFVDEFMEAVVSTFGDQTLIHFEDFATPNAFMFLNRYQNCYCHFNDDIQGTAAVGLGGLLGIQRITKKPLEEHVILFAGAGSAAMGIAYLLKMELMSRGLSEADAAKNIYFYDQDGVLTTTRKSIPDILCVFAKNMKETKSLETLVEQVKPSIIMGATSAPGLFSEKIIRTMAASHERPGIFAFSNPTIKSECTAEQAYKFSDGKAIFSAGSPFPPVEFNGKRLTPGQANNCFAFPALVLATMTVLATRMPDEIFLLAAHELAEFPTNEEIQSGRIYPLVKQANEVAYKIGVKVAKFLIENGYAKRTLEPEDVEEYIEKNSYKLTYGSSLAETWAYPKMKPHPSTAGHENKDQKKK from the exons ATGAGTCTCTTCAGGTTATTGAACTTTGGCATTACACGAGGAGCTTCGATGTCGAAGACACATCAATCAAATTGCGAATGTAGTcccaatttaattaaaattcgtCCATTCTCATCCCACGACACAATCCGAGTTCCCATAGAGGTGGTGTTTTCCGACAAGTGCAATAAG GCCTTGGCCTTCACTTTGGAGGAACGCCAGCGTTTGTGTATCCATGGACTCATGCCGGCCTGCGTGCGAACCTACGATGAGCAGATGCTGGCCATCGAGTCCAACTTTCACTCCTTCGAATCGAATGTGAGCAGATATCGCTATTTGAGGGCCCTGCGCCAGGGTTACGAGAGGCTGTACTTCCAATTCGTGTCGAAGAACGTTAACGCGGTGCTGCCCATTATCTACACGCCCACTGTGGGCTTGGCCTGCACGGTGTACGGCATGTTGTACCGTGGCATGACCGGGATTCACATTACCAAGCATGATCGAGGACACATGCAGCAGATCCTGTCCAACTGGCCGATGCGTAAATCGGTGAAAGCCATCTGTGTGACCGACGGCCAACGTATCCTGGGGTTGGGTGACCTGGGTGCCAATGGCATGGGCATAGCAGTGGGAAAAATGGAACTGTACACAGCCCTGGCCGGAATTCCGCCGAGCATGTTGTTGCCAATTTGCCTGGATGTGGGCACAAATAACAAAGCGCTCCACGAGGATCCCCTGTACATCGGTCTAAGGGATGAGCGCTTAAAGGGCGATGAGTACGTGTGCTTTGTGGATGAGTTCATGGAGGCTGTGGTATCCACCTTCGGAGATCAAACGCTCATCCACTTCGAGGACTTTGCGACACCCAATGCCTTTATGTTTCTGAATAGGTATCAGAATTGCTACTGCCATTTCAATGACGACATTCAGGGCACTGCCGCTGTGGGCTTGGGTGGATTGCTTGGCATCCAGAGGATCACCAAGAAGCCGCTGGAGGAGCATGTCATTCTCTTCGCTGGAGCGGGAAGCGCTGCCATGGGCATCGCCTATTTGCTTAAAATGGAGCTGATGTCCAGGGGTCTCTCCGAGGCTGATGCTGccaaaaacatatatttttacGATCAAGACGGTGTATTGACCACAACCAGGAAGAGCATACCGGACATTCTGTGCGTTTTCGCCAAGAACATGAAGGAAACCAAGTCCCTGGAGACGTTGGTCGAGCAAGTGAAGCCCTCAATTATTATGGGTGCCACCTCGGCACCAGGACTTTTCTCAGAGAAAATAATACGCACGATGGCGGCGAGTCACGAGCGTCCTGGCATCTTTGCCTTCTCCAATCCCACCATCAAATCTGAGTGCACTGCCGAACAGGCCTACAAATTCTCAGAT GGAAAGGCTATATTTTCGGCAGGATCTCCTTTCCCGCCCGTCGAATTCAATGGCAAGAGGCTAACTCCTGGTCAAGCTAACAACTGTTTTGCTTTTCCcgctttggttttggccacCATGACTGTTTTGGCCACTCGAATGCCAGACGAGATATTCCTTTTAGCCGCCCACGAGCTCGCTGAATTTCCAACAAATGAGGAGATACAGAGTGGACGTATCTATCCTCTGGTGAAGCAGGCCAATGAAGTGGCCTACAAAATTGGCGTGAAAGTGGCCAAGTTTCTGATAGAAAACG GTTATGCTAAGCGCACTTTGGAGCCAGAAGATGTTGAGGAGTATATCGAAAAGAATAGCTATAAGCTGACCTATGGCAGTTCGCTGGCTGAGACTTGGGCGTATCCAAAGATGAAACCGCATCCAAGTACAGCGGGCCATGAGAATAAAGATCAAAAGAAAAAGTAG